A DNA window from Ahaetulla prasina isolate Xishuangbanna chromosome 7, ASM2864084v1, whole genome shotgun sequence contains the following coding sequences:
- the LOC131202331 gene encoding lamina-associated polypeptide 2-like codes for MADRSKSPSRASASPSQGHLTSVAPPPHKSRSKSKASATKSKSSTSLQSSAAAERDASRRQRALDRQFDKAKLKLAEEGRETSVPLIEDSPLLNQPGWSPTIPSGSGGNQETICSVFGDSSTAMPEPPHQAPSATFTPTAAAVSHREDSNPAISQDIRHLIMQTISQGIDDAFTQRGFPAPSPSGSSDQRPHSESHPPRPCARRTRSPTPSHHSEDSFLGEEDIAEYNLSEDEESAPDKPAPTGLFRHELFYTLLHKAKVTANMGVALRQSEGDSDPSDPNKFLFTEPVSEQRVIPSPKLFLDTIQRQWGHPGAIPNPSGADKKMYMTDQDLEDLLKVPTVDTPIATLASPSNIIPSDVADGLRTEDRRAELSTRKTHQAAAWAIRSATAASFFARTSLIWLRQMQERVPHDDSRLHQDINKLIAAAEYTADATLNSAKFASRALASSITSRRLLWLRQWQADMKTKWRLAAAPFKGGSLFGEALDPILVEGKDKRKILPHVSRRLDRRPSLPYRRQPFRAQDPGFQSPAHQRSFQPPTDRFQDRQSFRDRTRQSQTRRPYRGSGFRPYRRNK; via the coding sequence atggcggatcgcagcaaatctccttcccgggcttctgcctcgccctcccaaggacaccttactagcgtggctcctccccctcacaagagcagatccaaatcaaagGCCTCTGCCACTAAATccaagtcttctacttctctccaatcctctgctgctgcagagagagatgcctccagaagacaacgggccttggataggcaatttgataaagcaaaactaaaattagctgaggaaggcagggaaacttctgtcCCACTAATTGAAGATTCTCCTCttttaaatcagcctggatggtctcccactatccctagtggttcaggaggaaaccaggaaacaatttgttcagtttttggagattcttctacagccatgcctgagcctccacatcaggcaccttctgccaccttcactcccacagcagcggcAGTCTCCCAtagagaggacagtaatcctgccatttctcaggatatacgtcatcttattatgcaaaccatttctcaaggcattgacgatgctttcactcagagaggtttcccagctccatcccCTTCGGGCAGTtctgaccaaagaccccattctgaGAGCCACCCTCCCAGACCTTGCGCACGGCGCACACGATCTCCAACCCCTTCACAtcatagtgaggactcctttttgggggaggaagatatagcagagtataatctgtctgaggacgaagagtctgccccagacaagcctgctcctaccggcctttttcgccatgaacTTTTCTACACATTGCTACACAAGGCgaaagttacggccaacatgggggttgccttacgccaatctgagggagattcagatccgtcagaccccaacaaattcctttttactgaaccagtctcagagcaacgggtaatcccttcacccaagctcttcttggacaccatccaacgtcaatggggtcacccaggCGCCATTCCTAATCCCAGTGGcgcagacaaaaagatgtacatgacggatcaagatctggaggacctcctcaaggtccctaccgtagacaccccaattgccactcTAGCTTCTCCCTCCAACATCATACCTTCAGATGTAGCAGACGGTCTCCGAACGGAGGACCGCAgggcggaactctccacccgcaaaacccatcaagcggccgcctgggctatcagatctgccacagcagcctcattctttgccaGAACCTCCTTaatatggctcagacaaatgcaggagagggtTCCTCACGATGattccagattacatcaggacataaacaaattgatagcggctgctgaatacactgcggatgccacccttaactctgcaaaatttgcatcccgagcccttgcctccagcatcacctccaggaggctgttatggctcagacaatggcaagccgacatgaagaccaaatggcggttagcggctgccccctttaagggtggatctctctttgggGAAGCCCTAGAtcctattttagttgagggaaaagacaaacgtaagatccttcccCACGTCTCCAGACGTTTAGACAGACGTCCTTCTCTaccttaccgcagacagccttttcgcgCCCAGGATCCCGGGTTTCAATCCCCGGCCCATCAACGCTCCTTCCAACCTCCCactgacaggtttcaggacagacagtctTTTCGTGATAGGACCAGacaatcccagaccagacgtccctaTCGCGGATCCGGCttccgaccttatcgcaggaacaaatga